AACGTCTGCAAAGAGAGGGTGCATTTtggctattttttttaaggaattACAGATCCTCccagttttacattttaaggtTTGGGTCTGAGTAGAGGCTAATGATGTACTAGTAAACAAAAACATAGCACTACAGGATGCGGTGTGTTTATGTTGGTGTGTAATTCTTCGTGACACTCATGTTCATGTTTGTGTACCTGGCAGGGTAAGAGGCCCAGACCGTTTTACTGGAATGCCTATCAGCAGGCAGCTGGCTTGTTAAATACTCTATAGAGATTTGGTTTCGCCAGACATATGGCAGAAATGTGTCTTTGACTCAAAGATGACAACAATAGTTTAAGTTGTTGCCCTTCAAATGAGCAGTCGAGTCATAATAATAAGAAATGTTCCCGTTTTAGGGAACAAAGGTCATTTTTATTCGTGACAGTTACTAAAGCAGCGAATACATTGTCCCGAAATCATTCCAATTCACAAAGTTTTGGAGGGTTTAATGCACAAAGACATGCAGAATCCATAACAAGAATGTTCCCCAGTCTATCAAGTGGCATGGGAGGAGGAATATTCTTGAATCTGGGAGAAGTCAGAGAAGCCACAGTTATGCAGCGAGCTGGGCTCTGGCCTCCGTCTTGCGGCAGATCCTCCCCCTCGTCTGGAAGCTGTTGAGTTCTCTTCCAGATGTGGCCGCCTGATTCTTTTAATGATACACTGTTGCAGACAGAGCATAACAAAAATGGGGGTCAAAAAACTactaaactaaaaaacaaaactccaTGAGAAGCAGGGATGAAAAGGAAGCTtgtttgtgtacttttacttttgggtACAATCTAAAATTAGGACTTCTTCTATTATTGCACAATCGGGAGGATGTCCCAGTTTTGCTCTGAAGCTATTTTCCCTATAAgacaatctataaaaaaaaaccttttcataAAGAAATGATTATCTTTGGACCTCAATAAAATGGAGAGATTGATTAGAGATAGGTATTCATATTGAAATGGTTATAATCAGGATAACACACTGGGCCTTTCATGAAGAATAACTGCTACTGAAAGTAGTCTTCAAAAGAGCTACTTTTACATGTTTTCAGCGTAAGcatcctgtttgagtaacatttaaGTAAAGGAACAACAGCGTAGATCTTTTCCCCGGCATGCTctccaaaaacaaaatcaaaaagtAAAGCAGGAATTTCCTTGATGAGACATCTGGGACTTGCAGGCTGATTTGTTCCCCCCTCTCACATTCACAGTTTGAAAAATGCCAGTTGCTTACACAGCAGGTGTCTTTGACTTGGTCATCCTCCAGAGAGAACAGGTTGCACAGCTGTctggcacacacacgcacacacatgtgcacacacaagcaagacaagagagagaaagaggcactTAATGAAAGATAGCAAACAACTCCTTTACTCGGGTGAACTCTGGGTTCCTGTTGGACAGCTCTGGCAGGGAGATGCTCCCGCTGTGTCTTTTGTATGTCCAAGTGGATCAAACAAAAGCTTATTGAGGAATCTCTGGGAACCCCAAGCTGTCGAAAAGGAATGCCCCCTCGTCTTGTGGCTCAGTGCTTCAGTCTTAATCAGTCACCGGAGGGGTTGGTGAGCTGGGGGGCCTCCTGGACCTGGCGGCGGACAGCAACTCACTCACTCATGACCTCACTTGCCTCAATAAAATCTATTAGCAGAACACAGAGGGGAAAAAGGCTGGTCATGATGTGATACAGATGAATCAAACTAATTGGCCCGTTCATGGTCCCACTGTCTAAATCCTTATGTAATCTAGCTCAATCCAGGGAATGGCCGAATATTTAAatgctgttctttttttttataagtttttcataaaaaaaatgtttaaagtctatgataaataataaaacatgaagAGGCAGAGGTTCTAAAGTTAGTGGAAGTTATTTTTGCCCGGTAGAAATAATGGAAACATAAAGGGTGTGTTTATCGCTATGAGAAGGCGGAGTTTTCTCCCTGGGGTCCTGAGCCAAACTGCTGTTATGTAACTGATACACTGCTTCTCATCCTGATGTGCAGTTACAAAAAGTTTACAGGCAGCGGGTCTGCGTACATGGAGATCATCTCAGCAGTGCGTCTGCAGATCGGTAGCggaacattttaaagaaaatcgGCCCCTAGAGCTGGTTTTTAGCCAAATCACTGTCTTACAGCCGTAAACCTAATTGAAAACTGACCTTAAACAGACTGCCAAGGACCATTGCTGGTTAATGTTCAACTCGGAAAACTTGGTGTGCCTGAAGAGGAATTTGGAAATGAGACTCTGCCTTTAGATTTTGAAAGCAGCCAGACGGGCGGACATGGGCAGCGGGACAAGCCGAGGGAAGAAAGTTGCACCTGCGTGTGGCAGCGAAGTGAACGTGACCAAAACAACTGGCGGTGTCACTTCACCCAAACAGGACAGCCGTCCATTCAAGCCACTCAAAATCCATGCAATTTTGGGCAACGCGCGCAACCGTGCGCAACCGGACTGCCACAGCGAGGGGCACGACTCTGACTTTTCTCGGGAGGACGATGACATTGATGGAGAGATGGACACAGTGCTTGCGGATTACGAGGAGCGAGGGAGAGCTTCCGTGAAGACAAACCCTCCCAAGAAGACGATCGTCAGATCCAAAACATACGGACTGTGCCATTTTGGTCGGGAGGATGACGAGGACTTCAGCTCAGCTCCTCGGTCCCGAGCCGAGGAGCCACGTGGCTCACATGGTGGATCAAGAGATGTAAACAAGATGAGCAATGATGCTTTCACACGctctaaaaaacacacaccggCGTGCCCCAGTCAGCACAGTGTaaggacatttatttttctactaTTTGATCATTATTGTTGGATGATTTCTCTGATTGTTTTTGTAACATGTTATTATAGCATATGTTTTTTTGAATAGCAATAAGTCTGAAGAATTGTTCAGTGCTAAGATGGAAACACATGATatcccttctctcctctggttTATGTCAGTCCTCCTCTCAGGGCTTTTTGACAAGAGGGGCTTTATTGGAAGCTGTTCCCACTTCAGAAAAACAATCGTAAGTAGACAGCTCTAATAAATAATGGATTTCCGAGTCAGTGGAGTAGTAAAAGCCGAGCAGAGCCAGATCAAATTAACCTTAAAGGGATCGAACTACCAACCCATTATTCTCAGGGCAGATCAGATtagtcagacagacacaaacatgtgTCTGTTGTTGCAGCTTTGTTCGAGTTGAGTGTGAAAACCGGAAGCACAACTAAGAAAAACATTTCCATAACATGCCTTAAGCACAACTAGGCAGAATATATTTCACACCACTGGTCCTTGATGGCCTTTTAGAGCATCATATTAATTGGAAATTCATCAGTTGATTGATGTTGTGGGTTGATTTattcaaaaaaataatacatctaGTGTGaaattaacataaaaatataaagtatcagtaatatttcctgttttctttatTACCATATTGCTGACATGTTTCTCCACTCTCCCCAGGACTTTTGGCAGCTGCCATAGCTCCTCTCTCACCATGCCAATCACCATGTACGATGGGTCAGAAGAAGAGCTGATGGACACTATTGAGAAAGAGTTCAGTTGACCCCCAGCTGAGAGTGCTGCAGCAAAGCTGTTGTCCTTCTCAGCTGTCCTCATGGCACACAGCAGTTTGCAGaggacattttaaaagaaaaaaagaaaaagggaagcaGGGTTTCTTTTGACAATTTCCTGTCACTAAGAAAGGCTACATTCACTGTATTTAAGCAGGATTTCCAGGATACTTTTAACATGGTTTGTGTTAAATTTAAACTGCTGTACTCCAAGCCTTCGCATTTACCCAAGTCTTATTTAACTACATGAAGCAGTGTAATCGCAGAGTTAGAACACCAACTTGAACGGGTGCCAGGAGGTTCTCCTCACAGACCAGGTCAGTGAACTGAGAGAAGCCTCCTCAGTTTATCTGCAGTGGTAAGGTGTCACTGTCCCTCCCTCAACGCTGCTGGGCTCCCGCAGAGCACATGCCTACTTATAGTTACCCATTATGTTCTTTACTTTAACTTGTCTGTTAATAGGAAAAGGAGAGAGCGCTGATATTTCTCTGGTTGCTAAAACTGAAATCTAGCAGTAAAGGCACATTCTTGTGGCCATGCTATATgcataaaataacattttcaccAGCAGTTTTGTGCGTGCAGCGCAGTGTATATGTAGGATATAGTTTTTCCTGAGTGGCAACCCTGCAAAGGTATGAGCTGGGATTCTTTATTTAAGGTTTCCTTCCTGACCACAGTTCCTGCACCTTTCCACCCTTATGAAGAAGGAATGTTTGGCAGCAGACTTTCAGTCAGGCTGTTTGACCCTGCTGCGTTTCAGCCACATTCAAACCTAAAGGCCTGCTGCCACTTAGTGGTGGAACACAGTAGTTGTGTGCATGAACACATACTTGAACACTGATGtgaatactgtatgtgtcaacAAACTGCATTTGTCACTGTTTTAACGAAAGGTGAATTTCAACCAGAAATGTAGAAGAAGAGTTTTgcaattttgttttatattgcaaataaaaaatgattattGCTTTATATTTGATCATGTGTGAAGTTTCTGGGAGAATCGATATGCGTGTGTTGACTTAGTTGGCCAATACTTAAAATACCTGTCTAGTCTAATAATCCACATCAGGCAAAAACAGTTTGATAGGCCATTTAATCATCACAGAACAGTTTGTAAGTGTGTTTTAGCAAGCAGACcgtacaaaataaaatgtgcatctctaaaacaaaatataacacCTTAAATTATTTTGCacgatatatttaaaaaataaaaacgctaCCGCACAGTGTGACTGAGATGGTCACACTGAAGGGACTACAGTACGTAATTAAGAAATTGTATAATACTGCATTGTTTTTGGCACTTGAGACATTCTTTGACCTAATATTTGTGCTTCTTTGAAGACCTGTAGAAAGACATCCTCCTCTGTACTGCCGTCAGTAGTTTGGGAGGCAGGAGAGAAAGCTGACTTCTTAGCATCTCATAGTTTCTTGCATTCTTTGCAATGTAATCCTCACAAATCCTGTTAGAAGAAAAATATGGTAATTTCTCATCTATTTTGGGAAAAAGATTACATAAAGTAAATATAACCCTAAATAGGAGATGACACATCGCAAGGGGTTTATCCTGATGcaatacatttgatttatatCATGACTTACAAAGAAATTGTCCTTTTTAACAGCAGATATTTTTCACTTGCAATAACAGGAGAAGCACCAGtgaaacaatataataatatcatTAATGATGGCACTAACACAGCTAAATTCAAATTTGTAGCCATCATTAATTAACGTTATTAATTTGCGTTAATAATTAAACTATGTTTGACAAGACAGAATGCTCTATTTTAGCTATACAATTATTTGAATTTTCTTTCTGTGAttgtatatataaattatatttttaagatTTGTTAAATATAACCGTGTTTTACCTGAATAGAGAATATGGCTGTGTTTGGAAAACAAGTGCATCATTGCAGTGACCCTGAAAAACAATATGCAAGGTGTGTAAAGGTCCATTGTGCCTGTGTTAATGTGAATTCAGCAGTTAGTATTAGTTTGTTGTGATGATATCAGGCCTGTAAAGTTAGAATAATTTCACGTCTTTTTCAGCTTCTAAAGTGTATCTGTCATACTTACGGTGTCGACAAGGAGGATGTAGTCACAACTTCCACCAAACACAATCACATCAGAGTCTTTGCCTGGGCATGCTGTGTGCCACAACCTTAGACCGGAGAAATTAtgctatttaaaatgtatcGACAATTTACAGTAACAATCTGTTAAGtttgcaaatattcattaaTTGCTACCTAGGTTTATTCTTAAAGGGATGCTCGACTTCTCTCCATTTCTTTGTTTCAACATCAAGCAACCACCCATCACCTGATTGAGAAAAATATGTGAGAACATAAAATGACCAAAAGAACAAGGAGAATAAAAGTGAAGAAGTGGGTACATTTTCTTACTCATTGGTTTGCAGTCTACACTGAGACCTCCAAACAGGAATAAGGTGCCGTCTGATACAGCTGTGAGCGTATGCCACGATCTGCCCACAGGAGTGGTGGACACTGGGATTCTAGAAAACATTTTGCACTATGCTGTCAAAGACAAACCTGGCAACAGATTAGGCCGCTTTAAATATCAATGACAATGTTAGGAATAGAAGTAATTTGGGCACACTTCCCATACGTACATTTCTGACCACGTCCATGATTGAAAGTCTAGGCAGTGAATGTCACTCGTCCTGGtttcctgcatttaaaaaaagaggggCACAAGTTACTAATGGCAGACTTTGTTTTGTGTATCTGATTTGTGTATCTGTGCTTTTAACTTTTTGTTGCCTACTTATGAATATATGAGAAGAACTGAAAACCATGTAGAGCTCCCACCATGACTCTGCCTCCACAAATGTATCCTCTACATCCCATTGTGGCACTGGCGTGGGCGGCCCTGGGGGCTGGAGCACAGCCCTGCACACAACAACTGTCACTGTAAAATCATCTGAGAATTTTGAACTTTTCAAAACTGTGAAACTTCCCTTGTCTCTCATATCACTACTAAGAATctttgcattgcattcagtgTATAAAAGCATGAATCACACTGACTCACATTGGTTTGTGGTTCACTCCAACTGGCTTGCATGGGGTCAAATATATGAACCTCGTTGTTCCATCCCCAGAGGACATCCTCCAcctgaaaacaacattttaaaatacaatgatTCCTATTTTTATGAAGCAATTTAAGGGTATTCTTGTTCAGTACCAGTGATTTAACAATTGTGTCACCAGATGCTGAAATTTCTCACTTTCCAACCTGACACATTTTAGAATAAAATCTCATTGAAATGcaggaaaaaataacaagaactcTAAATTACTGAATATGTGTCACTGATGTTGTTTTGAAAATATATTCAATGCCTACGCTGCACTATTGGGATAGCAAACCATGGATGTAGTTGTAGCAAACATCTATGGACACCTATGACAGATTTATAGTCAATAAAAAACATTACCCATGATGCTTCATCCACAATGAAGCTTCTGTTTCTGCTATCGACATTAGTCAGCAGTTTGTGACCATATCCTCCAAAGTAGATGATCCTGGAGAACATTAAACAAAGATGATTACAATTACTATCATGCAAGCGCAGACAAAATACCATTTGGATGTTTAGTTATTACAGCAACAATGATTAAAGAACAAAGCAAAAAATGCTAGCAAGGATATGAAAAATGTAAGATTATGGCTTTTAATTTACTGAGACAAAGAAAGGGGGAATGGAATATATAACATCAACATACAACCACAGTTGGGTACAGGTGCAGGACAAAACagcaataaaggaaaaggagagGCTGTCCGCACACTGAAATGTTCATGCTcccaagtttgttttttttgttttttattttaaacactttatttgtacttttccaATTatcacataaaataataatatataataattattattataataataatcatattcTCTATTTTACAAATAACCATAGAAAAACAATCCCaacaagagaaagacaaagacagaccaAACTCAAAATCAACCTGACAGACTTGTCACAGACAACAgacggacaaaaaaaaaaaataatatgtacACCTAACATTCCTTATTACAGGACTGACGAAGGGCAGGTGTAAACATTCAGAGTTCCAGTTCCAGACCAGGTAAATTGTTCACATAAGTTATCAGAGGGTCCCAGGTTTTGTAGACTCTGTTGATGGAACAGTTGAGGGTACATCTGATCTTTTCCAGCTTAACATTCTGCATAATGTCCCTAATCCAGTGGTGGTGTGATGGAGGAGTACTCCCAAGTTTTTTTAGTGCAACGTTTTGACCTGCAAGGTCTTCGTCAGACAAACTCTTGAAAATATCAGTGTGCAgacagcctctttttttcttatatcAAAAATAAATCCACACATGGAAACAATCAGTAtgcaactgaagaaaaaaacatggagaAAGGATACGGAAGCCAAATTTATAGCACACAACTACCCATTCCCATAAAGTCAGTGTCCAACCCTCAAAAAATGTTTCCAGTAATAATGAAGCAGTAGTTTATAAAGTTACAACCACAACTTGCCCAGCAGTGCATTATGCAGTCATACAGTCCTGGAAATAGAAGTCAGTAAAAATTCAAATTTTCATTGTGCTTACTGTCCATTGTATACCCAGCAGGACAGTTTGTCTCGAGGTGAAGGAGCAAAACCGGTCTCATGTATGATCTTCCTCCACGTGTATTTACCGTCTGTCAGGTTGACACAATAGATCTGTTTGAAGTCAAACACTGATCACTTCTTCATGTCAACATTGCTCAGTCTAAGCTGTGACCTTTGGGTGTGTTCACACTGATTTATTGCGTCAGTGTACTCACACCCTACAGGATATTTTACACATGCTTCGGTGTTCATAGTTATTATTTaatcacagaaaaaacaatttaaaaagcaTGTAGTTTATGCAAAGTAAACCATAATTAAGGTGTCATGAGCTGTGTGGAGCATCAGTTATCAGCCTCACCTGATTGGTCTGTCCATTGTCATTACAACCTCCAAATATGTACAAGTGTCCATTCAGAGAGCAGCCACAGGTCCCGGACATAGAGGGAGGGACTTCCCCTGACATGTGAAACACTTCCCTTCAAAAACAGAGTGTGGATAAACTACTCACATTCGCTTATTTAATGACACTTTTTTTACAATGCCAATTATTCAGCAGAAAGCTTCTGGCAAGTGCTTGTCATTCTTAACATAGGACAAATGTGACATGACTGGGCTGTGTCAGAACTAGTAGGGAAATCACCAGAAAGCTGTCAAAACAAAGTAATTTgtcattttccttttctttgttttgaccACAAACAAAGTTGGAAGTTTTTAATATTCTTACCATACACCTCGTTCTAAGTCATACACCCAGATTTCATCATTGGGAAGGAACACTTCATTGTCAGCAATTGACTGTAGAGAATACAAAatgtctattattattatattttttttaaagtgtagtAGCGTAAGTCTGTCATAGCTACAGAAATATAGCCTGtcaatacaaaagaaaataattatgaCCAATGCAAAAGCATGTAAGTAAAATTCTGAAAATGTACTCTAAAccacatcagcatgctaactgATGGTTTGctcagttttgtttatttacttgTACATAGCCTGTATGttttgtagtgtgtgtatatgtgtattgcACAAACGTGGTGGAGGAAGTAGTCAGATATTTTAatcaagtaaaagtagtaacACCACCTTGGAAAAAATACTCTGTGACAAGTAAAAGttctacatttaaaatgttagagtacaagtacagaagtattatctGCATTGTAcattaagtatcaaaagtaaaagtacttgttatgcacaatgacccgggccatttcattatatttattcCATTACAGTATTATTATTGACATATTATCAATAATGCACCAACAAGCAGCATCTTGTAGTGTTATCTGTAACCATGGATCATCAAGCTGATCATATGTTTTCAGTAACATTTTAatcagaaagtaaaaaaaaaaacataaatgtagtggagtaaaaagggCAATATTTTCATCTGAAAAGTTAGTGTAGAGTAGTACTTTAAGATTACTTTAGCCAGTAAACTTGAGTAAATAAGTACTTATTTCCCTTACATATATGACGCAGAAATTGGCATTGAGCAAGCTGGTTAAACAGCACGTAAAACAGCTGTTTTGGTCATGTGTGTTAGTTTGTTTTTCTCACCATGTAACCTCCCCACACATACAGCAGGGTTTCCTCCACCACAGCCGTGTGTCCGCTCCTCTCCCGGGCCACCAGCTCCGAGCAGTGCCTCTCAAATGCGGAATCCATGACTGGCTGCTATTAAtaaaaagagagtgaaagaaTATGCCTTTGAGcctaaaataattacaaaaaatcTACACCTAAATTCTTAGCTGCAGTTTTAATAGTAAGGAAAGTAACATAAAACAGAGTAGAGCTGACACAATAGGCTACAGGCTTTCATGTCCCTGATGTTGTAATCgttttaaacataaacattactGAAGTATGGTATATTTGTACAAAATTGGAAGCCTGCGTAACATATCCAGAGggctagctaatgttagtagCAGATACAGCCACTAACAAACGGTGTccacaatacagtaatatgttggaacattttttttccacaaaaacaattaTAAACATACTTGAGTGCTGCAGTACGCTTTTAGATGAGGTATAGTTGTTTTCTCATGTTGTGAACGCCACAACAGCAGAAGAGATCGTCGTTCCACTCCGTAAGGTGTCAAAACCATATGTCaaaacagctttaaaaaaacgACTTCCGGCCTTTTTTTGCTTGTCAAAATAAGAGCTTTCTGCCAGGGCCCCCGAGTTTAGTAGCAATTGTGGATACAGTGCTATTCGTTCTCTGATGTTGAGTTACACTGAGGTTTAGTCAAAGAGGGTGTCTTTTCTCGTGCTTACTTTGGTGTTCAAATCCTACCCGTACCAATATAACCCATGGCATTATTGTTTATCTGCAGATGGGATACAGTTTCcagaagaaaatgttaaaacGGCAAAAGAAAATTGCAACATTCCAAGTGAAATAACATGGTAGTTATTCAGTTCCCCCAATAAATGTAACATTAtagtgtgattcctttaatgccaactaaatgttccagtcactgtaacaggatggtatggtcaatactgtcgaatgcagcactaagatctaataagacaagtatggagacaagtcctttgtcagcagcagttagaaggtcgttagtaattttcaccagtgccgtctctgtgctatgatgcattctaaatcctgactgaaagtcttcaaatagactatttctatgtagaaagtcacacAATTGATTTgcgactaccttctcaaggattttggagagaaagggaaggttagatataggtctatagttggctaagacctcaggatcgagggtgggttttttcagaagaggttttatcacagctactttaaatgactgcggtacatgacctgttaataaagacatgttGATCGTATCTAGTGGTGTGGTGTTAACCACGGGTAgtgcttctttaagtagcctcgttggaatggggtctaagagacaggtagatggcttagctgaagagacctttaacattaattgttgaaggtctataggataaaagcagtctaagtatgtaTCAGGTCTTATCGTTCTCTCCAGCCCTCCTGCGCCCAACGGTGAGCCGTTAGAAGCtgtgggcaaaaggtgatgaatttcatctctaattgttataattttattattaaagaaggtcatgaagtcatcactactcagagctataggaatagatggctcaatagagctgtgactatctgtcagtctggctacagtgctgaaaagaaactttgggttgttcttattttcttctattagtgttgagtaatagtctgatctggcatttctgagggccctcCTATAATTTTTCAGACTATCTTGCCAATCTacacgagattcttccagtttggaggaatgccatttactttcaagtttttgtgagatttgttttaatttacgaGTTTGGTTATACCAGTTATAcgaaggtgctagtttcctttgcttcatcatcttctttttgataggAGCAACCAAGTCTAAAGtagtccgtaggcaggccgttgcagtgtctacaaaattatcaatttgggagggactaaagccagcataaaggtcctctgttatattaaggcatgacatcgagttaaatgctgttggaatatcttccttaaatttagctatagcattgtcagataggcatctagtgtagaaacttttatttaatttcgtatagtctggtagtaagaattcgaaagttattaaaaaatggtctgataataaaggattctgcggaaatactattaaatcttcaattttgatgccatattctTGTTAAGTTCCGGGAAGTTGAggacccaaaggcagagagcaggcaggagaaagttgaagttgaggatttattaaaccaaaacccaaaaaaaaacagaacaaggGACTCCAGAGAATAGCTGACACGGAGAAACACGaccagaacacaaacacacatacacatacaatgatctgacacaggacaaggggaacacaaagactaaatacagagggtaacgaggtaacaagaggcaggtgacacaagggctgggaaacaggtggaaaacatcaggcaatcacaagagcgggaaaacacagagtaaaacaagacaagacaagacaagacagagaacagactatcaaaataaaacaggaaacagaacataaaacaagaccaataatcacacaacagaaggaaacaagacatgacagaaaaccaggctacaaaaatgacaagaaaacagactacaat
This region of Sander vitreus isolate 19-12246 chromosome 20, sanVit1, whole genome shotgun sequence genomic DNA includes:
- the LOC144535364 gene encoding uncharacterized protein LOC144535364; translated protein: MGSGTSRGKKVAPACGSEVNVTKTTGGVTSPKQDSRPFKPLKIHAILGNARNRAQPDCHSEGHDSDFSREDDDIDGEMDTVLADYEERGRASVKTNPPKKTIVRSKTYGLCHFGREDDEDFSSAPRSRAEEPRGSHGGSRDVNKMSNDAFTRSKKHTPACPSQHSSSSQGFLTRGALLEAVPTSEKQSTFGSCHSSSLTMPITMYDGSEEELMDTIEKEFS
- the LOC144535363 gene encoding kelch domain-containing protein 1 isoform X2, whose protein sequence is MVLTPYGVERRSLLLLWRSQHEKTTIPHLKAYCSTQPVMDSAFERHCSELVARERSGHTAVVEETLLYVWGGYMSIADNEVFLPNDEIWVYDLERGVWEVFHMSGEVPPSMSGTCGCSLNGHLYIFGGCNDNGQTNQIYCVNLTDGKYTWRKIIHETGFAPSPRDKLSCWVYNGQIIYFGGYGHKLLTNVDSRNRSFIVDEASWVEDVLWGWNNEVHIFDPMQASWSEPQTNGCAPAPRAAHASATMGCRGYICGGRVMETRTSDIHCLDFQSWTWSEIIPVSTTPVGRSWHTLTAVSDGTLFLFGGLSVDCKPMSDGWLLDVETKKWREVEHPFKNKPRLWHTACPGKDSDVIVFGGSCDYILLVDTGHCNDALVFQTQPYSLFRICEDYIAKNARNYEMLRSQLSLLPPKLLTAVQRRMSFYRSSKKHKY
- the LOC144535363 gene encoding kelch domain-containing protein 1 isoform X1; translation: MVLTPYGVERRSLLLLWRSQHEKTTIPHLKAYCSTQQPVMDSAFERHCSELVARERSGHTAVVEETLLYVWGGYMSIADNEVFLPNDEIWVYDLERGVWEVFHMSGEVPPSMSGTCGCSLNGHLYIFGGCNDNGQTNQIYCVNLTDGKYTWRKIIHETGFAPSPRDKLSCWVYNGQIIYFGGYGHKLLTNVDSRNRSFIVDEASWVEDVLWGWNNEVHIFDPMQASWSEPQTNGCAPAPRAAHASATMGCRGYICGGRVMETRTSDIHCLDFQSWTWSEIIPVSTTPVGRSWHTLTAVSDGTLFLFGGLSVDCKPMSDGWLLDVETKKWREVEHPFKNKPRLWHTACPGKDSDVIVFGGSCDYILLVDTGHCNDALVFQTQPYSLFRICEDYIAKNARNYEMLRSQLSLLPPKLLTAVQRRMSFYRSSKKHKY